TGGCGGCGAGACCGAAGAGCGTGGAGGAGGCCATCAGCCACAGGGGGCGCGGGTTGCCAGCGAACTCGCGCAGGGCGAGGCCCGTGCTCGCGAACGCGAGGGCCGTGAAGAACACGGTCTCCATCCCTGTCTGCGTGTAGTAGGCGAGCGGCGTACACAACGCGACGAGCGTCGCGAGGACCGCACGCCAGGGCCTCTCTTGAATCGGATGAGCGCCACTCAGCGTGAGCACGATGATGGCGCCGGCAGCCGCGATGGAGAGCAGCTTCGAAGCCAGGAGTGGCGACCCACCGAGTGCGATGGGGATGGCATTGAGGACAACCCACAAGAACGATGTGTAGCCCTCGACTGGCGGCTGCTCACCGACGTTCCAGGCAATCCCATGCCCACCGGCGAGATGCTTCGCATAGCGGTAGGTGATGAAGGAGTCGTCCAGGCCGCCGCCCGTCAAGAGCAGGCAAGCGAGCAGGAAGATCGCCATCAACGCCACACCTAGGAGCACGGTACCGGCCCAGGCGAGGCGGTGCTCCGAGGAGGAGCCGGGCACACGTCGAGAGTCGAGCTCCACGCAGTTGAATCCCGTCTGGAAACAAGCTGAGGCGCGAAGCGCCACTTCCTACCAACCGTACCACGTCGGATCACAGCCATGAGCTTGGGAGCGGTGCGCTTCGGCTGAGCCCTCGATGACAGGCGAGCTCACCGACCCGGCGTGAAACAAAGCGATGGGCACACGGCCGCCCTCCCCTGCCCTACTCCTTCGCGAACACCGCCACCTGGCGCTCGGCGCCGGAGAACGGCAACCGGTACGCCCGCGAGGACACGACGCGCAGTTGCCGCTCCGCTGCGCGCGCCGCCGCCTTGATGAACGCGACCTTCTTCCCCACCGTGTCCACCAACGTGACGCCCAGCGACTGGCATCTCAGTCACCCGTGAAGGCGCGCGCGAGCGCCGTGCCTACTCGTAGCGTGGGTCGTCGGACACGCTGCGCATGGACTGCCGCACGACAATGCAGCCGGCGGCGCCGCAGCCCTGATGCCGGTTGCCGCCCCCCGGGGGCGGCCGTTCGGTTTCCGGCCGCTCCGGGCCCCATGTCGCGTCGCACATGCATCCCGTTTTGGATATGCTGAGAACTCCGGCCGACTCTCCAGGAATCATTGGATGACCACCACCCGTCGTGACCTGCTCAAGTTCGGTGCGCTCGCTGCTGCCTCCGCCGCCCTGCCGGGTTGGGCCAAGCCGTCCAAGCCCATCAAACGCGCGGCGAAACCGCTGAACATCCTGATCCTCGGCGGCACCGGTTTCACCGGACCGTTCCAGGTCAACTACGCACTGGCGCGCGGGCACAAGGTGACGCTGTTCAACCGCGGCAAGCGCCCGTCACCGGAATGGCCGAGCGCGGTCGAGCAGCTGTTCGGAGACCGCAATACCGGCGACCTCAAGTCGCTGCAAGGTCGCAAGTGGGATGTGTGCATCGACAACCCCACCAGCCTGCCGTTCTGGGTGCGCGATGCCGGCAAGGTGCTCAAGGGCAACGTCGGGCATTACCTCTTCATCTCGACGATTTCCGTCTATGCCGACGGCAGCAAGCAGGGCATCACCGAGGACGCGCCGCTGGCGGTGTATGAGGGCAAGGACGCGATGGCCGAAACGCAGGACTCACTGAGAGCGGACATCGAGCACCTGTACGGCCCGCTCAAGGCGTTGAGCGAGGCCGAAGCGCACAAGCAGTTCGGCAAGCGCGTCACCATCGTCCGGCCTGGCTACATCGTCGGCCCGCGCGACGAAACCGATCGCTTCACTTACTGGCCGCACCGCGTGGCGCAGGGCGGCGAGATGCTCGTGCCCGGCGATGGCTCCGACCCGATGCAGATCATCGACGGCCGCGACCTGGGCGAGTGGATGATCCGCCTTGCTGAAACGGGCACGCTTGGCACGTTCAACGCTGTTGGCCCGGCGAAACCGCTGAGCACCACGGCCATGCTGAAAGGCTGCGAGCGGGTCACCGGCAAGAAGCCGACGTACACGCATGTGTCGCCGGAATTCCTTGAGGAGAAGAAGGTCGAGCTGCCGATCTGGGTGTCGTCAAAGAGCGGGCCCTATGCGGGCTACGGGGCGGTCAGCAATACCCGGGCGATGGCGGCCGGGCTCACTTACCGCCCCTTCGACACCACGGTGACCGATCTGCTTGCGTGGTTCCGCAGCCAGCCGGCCGAGCGCCAGGCGACGCTGCGTGCCGGCATTACGCGGGAGCAGGAAGCGGCGCTGCTGAAGGAGTGGCACGCCAAGCTCTGAAGCACGGGGTGGTGGCGCATGCGCATAGAGGGATGGGGGCCCCCCAATGAGCAAGGCCCCCGTCACGGACGGTCGGACGCTCTGCTCACCGCGAGGGCCTGGCCCCGGGCAATGCGCCTACCTTCGAAGTGGATGATGTGTCGGCGGAGGCTCCTCTGCGACGGGTCATTCTGACTCCAAGGAGGGTTGAGCTCACCCCACACGGTCAGGTAGACGACAGATCCCCCTTTGATTCGGAGGAACCTTGTTCAAGTCGATGATCCTGGCGGTTGCGGTGTTGGGGCTGACGGCATGTGGCAGCGATGACTCGGAGCAGAGCGCCGAGTGCAAGAAGTACCTGGCCTGCATCAAGGCCACGACCCCCGAGTTTCAGGCCACCGCCGAAGTGACCTACGGCGCCGACGGTTCCTGCTGGAACTCCGACGAGACGGCCAGGGTCTGCACTGCCGCGTGCACCGACGGCCTGACGCAGCTCCGGGGCCACCACCCCGACGAGTCCGCCTGCAAGTAGGACGGAGCCCTGTAAGGGCACACTGGCCGCGCACACGTTGCGCGGCCAGGTGCAGGACTTCAGCCCAGCAGCGTGAACGTCTCGCGGGCAATCACCATCCGCTGCACCTCGCTGGTGCCCAAGTAGAACGCATAAGAGGGATGGGGGCCCTGTTGAGGGGGAGGGAGGGTGCAGAGGGGCCGAGGAAGGCCGCTGACGGGGCCCACCTCGCACATCCCGTGGGCATGCCCAGGTGCTCCTGAATTGCCCGCACTCCGAGGGCTCCCTTCACGTACGCCAAGTCCCTTGAGCCAGCCTCCACTCATCACCCAGGCGTACACGTCGAAGTCGAACTTCCTCCTGAGCGACTCTGCGAAAGTCCACTCGCGGTATCCTCTCCTTCAGCCGCTCCTTCCTGGCCGCTGCCTCAAGCCCCGCGCTCGCCTCCTGCGCTCCTGCTTGAGGGAGCGCATCTCCACCACAGCGACGCCGCCATGTCGCTGAAGATGCTCTCCGAGCGCGTGGCCGAGGTGGTTCGCTCCTACCGCGTCTGAGCCACACGCCGGTCCGGACCAGCGAGAAGCCCGCTGGCGATTCGCGTCGCGGAGGCTCCGTCAAGGCGCGAGCTGCTCGACGGAGGGCGCGTGCGAGATGCGGATGGCGGGGTTGTCCACGACATCGTCGTTCTTCACGCGGGTGCCCACCATGACCTGATACGGCGGTTCGTCCATGACGGGAGCGCGGCCGTAGACGATGAAGTAGCGTCCGCTCGCATACGCGACGTTCCCGAAGAGGAGTTGCCGGTTCGCAGGGCCCTTGGAGATGGCGAAGCCGTTGCGGTCACGGACGTCCCCATTACGCTTCACCCGTGCAGCGCGAACACGGGCGGTGTCCGCCGTCAGGGCGCTCCAGGAGACGAGCACCTCGTCACCCTCGGAGGCAACCCTGGGCGATAACTCCGTCGTGCTCGCGGTGGAGATGCGGATGCCCAAGGGGTCCAGGACGTTCGCAGACCCGCGCTTCAAGCGGGTGCCGTAGATGTCTGCCGAGCCTGAGCGTGAGTCGCTCCACGCAACGAAGAAGCCATACTTCGTCGCTGTCACGGACTGGTAGTTCTGGTTGCCCGGCGCGGCGGAGATGATGAAGCCATTTGGGTCGAGCACCGAACCATTGGCGCGGACCCTGGCGGCGAAAATGTCATGGCTGCCGTATCGCGTATCCGTCCATGCGACCAGGTACTGATCCTCTGACCATGCCACGGAGATGCCAGAGGAGAACTCAGTGCTCTGGGAGCGGGAGATGACCACTTCCTGGACATCCAAGCCTCGTTTGCCCATGTCGAGGGTGACTCCGCGAACCTCACGGGACACCGTGTGTCCAGAAGCAATCCAAGCCACCAGGCACTTGCGTTTGTGGCAGGCAATGCCGGGGGAGCCCACGGCATTGTGGTCCGTGGGTGTGAAGAGGGTGATAGGATCTCCGTCGAGCGTGCCATCCCGGTTGACTCGGGTAAGGAAGACGGCTCTCTCCCCGGTCCAGATGACCAGGAACTGCCGTCCATCGAATGCGGTGGCGTGATAGTAGGCGTCCGGGCGGAGGTTGGGATTGAGTTCGATGGCGTCGGGATCCAGCAACCGGCCGTTCACGGACACGCGCGCGGCAACGAGCTTGCCTGCACGACTCCAGTCCGACCAGGCGACGAAGAACTGATTCCCGTCCTCGGCCACCTGAGCGTTGTTCGCGAAGGTGGGTGTCGACCAGTTCGGGAGAGGCCCTTGCCCCCCATTGCCGTGAAGCCCGAGCTCGAGGTCCCCCTGCAAGCTCGGGTCTTCAAAGGCGGCTTCCGGTTCACCGCCACACGAGATGGCCAGGAACGCTCCGAGCAGTGCTCCTCGCCAAGTCCGTAGGCTCATTGTCTGCCCTTGCATGCTTCGTTCCCTTCAATCGCAATACAGCGACAGGTTCCGTGGCTCGGGATTGAAGGGCAACACCATGTGGACCACGACGAACGCGAGTGGACATCTGCGAAAGACGTCAACGTTCTTGCGTTGCATCTTGAACGAATGAAAGGGACTCACGCCGCATGGCCAGCCGCGATCCATGGCTCGCCCATGTCGCCACGAATCATCAAATACAGCCATCTCAATAAAAGACAGCGGCGACGGAATGGCGACTCTGAGAGCAATTACATCTACGTAGGAACCACCATTGACGAACAGCGTGTCCCTGGTGCGACGTCCATCCCCTGTCTTCATTGCAGAACTGTCAAACGAGGAGAAGGTAATGAAGCGAAGCAGAGGCGTTTCCCTGCCACGCATGGGATGGGTTGTCTTGGCTGCCCCGATGATGTGGGCATGCGGGCCCGAGGCACAGGCACCCGCGGCGCAGGAGGTGTCGCAACAGGATGTGCCGCGGGACGTGGT
This region of Myxococcus xanthus genomic DNA includes:
- a CDS encoding NAD-dependent epimerase/dehydratase family protein; this encodes MTTTRRDLLKFGALAAASAALPGWAKPSKPIKRAAKPLNILILGGTGFTGPFQVNYALARGHKVTLFNRGKRPSPEWPSAVEQLFGDRNTGDLKSLQGRKWDVCIDNPTSLPFWVRDAGKVLKGNVGHYLFISTISVYADGSKQGITEDAPLAVYEGKDAMAETQDSLRADIEHLYGPLKALSEAEAHKQFGKRVTIVRPGYIVGPRDETDRFTYWPHRVAQGGEMLVPGDGSDPMQIIDGRDLGEWMIRLAETGTLGTFNAVGPAKPLSTTAMLKGCERVTGKKPTYTHVSPEFLEEKKVELPIWVSSKSGPYAGYGAVSNTRAMAAGLTYRPFDTTVTDLLAWFRSQPAERQATLRAGITREQEAALLKEWHAKL